One Oncorhynchus gorbuscha isolate QuinsamMale2020 ecotype Even-year unplaced genomic scaffold, OgorEven_v1.0 Un_scaffold_3581, whole genome shotgun sequence genomic window carries:
- the LOC124027936 gene encoding pollen-specific leucine-rich repeat extensin-like protein 3, translating into MGAQASPPVRPSIHSIRFLLKPLSGFTLGLPIGSPGQANTVTLVPSSLHSPTVTLLGESNCPQSHPEGFQRDLSPPVHRPKHSPYTAPNTARTPPPNTARTPPPNTARTPPQTQPGHRPKHSPDTAPGHSPDTAPGHRPDTAPGHRPGHRPRTPPGHRPRTPPPNTAPKHSPDTAPQTQPGHRPQTQPGHRPQTQPGHRPQTQPGHRPKHSPDTAPKHSPDTAPKHSPDTAPKHSPDTAPKHSPDTAPKHSPDTAPNTARTPPPNTARTPPPNTARTPPQTQPGHRPKHSPDTAPNTARTPPQTQPGQRPKHSPDNAPNPKYRMVQILPI; encoded by the exons ATGGGAGCTCAGGCCAGCCCACCAGTACGGCCCAGCATCCACAGTATCAGATTCCTCTTGAAGCCTTTGTCTGGCTTCACTCTCGGGTTACCCATCGGTTCACCTGGTCAGGCCAACACAGTAACACTAGTCCCCTCCAGTCTCCACAGCCCCACCGTGACCCTCCTGGGAGAATCAAACTGCCCTCAGTCACATCCTGAGGGCTTCCAAAGAGACCTGAGCCCA CCTGTACACCGCCCCAAACACAGCCCGTACACCGCCCCAAACACAGCCCGGACACCGCCCCCAAACACAGCCCGGACACCGCCCCCAAACACAGCCCGGACACCGCCCCAAACACAGCCCGGACACCGCCCCAAACACAGCCCGGACACCGCCCCCGGACACAGCCCGGACACCGCCCCCGGACACCGCCCGGACACCGCCCCCGGACACCGCCCCGGACACCGCCCCCGGACACCGCCCGGACACCGCCCCCGGACACCGCCCCCAAACACAGCCCCCAAACACAGCCCGGACACCGCCCCCCAAACACAGCCCGGACACCGCCCCCAAACACAGCCCGGACACCGCCCCCAAACACAGCCCGGACACCGCCCCCAAACACAGCCCGGACACCGCCCCAAACACAGCCCGGACACCGCCCCCAAACACAGCCCGGACACCGCCCCCAAACACAGCCCGGACACCGCCCCCAAACACAGCCCGGACACCGCCCCCAAACACAGCCCGGACACCGCCCCCAAACACAGCCCGGACACCGCCCCAAACACAGCCCGGACACCGCCCCCAAACACAGCCCGGACACCGCCCCCAAACACAGCCCGGACACCGCCCCAAACACAGCCCGGACACCGCCCCAAACACAGCCCGGACACCGCCCCAAACACAGCCCGGACACCGCCCCAAACACAGCCCGGACAACGCCCCAAACACAGCCCGGACAACGCCCCAAACCCTAAATACAGGATGGTCCAGATCCTACCGATATAA